The Meles meles chromosome 6, mMelMel3.1 paternal haplotype, whole genome shotgun sequence genome has a window encoding:
- the FBXL22 gene encoding F-box and leucine-rich protein 22, which produces MHITQLNRECLLHLFSFLDKDSRKSLARTCPQLQDVFEDPALWPLLHFRSLMELKKDNFLLSPALRSLSICWYSSGVQVCSIEDWLKSAFQRSICSRHESLVNDFLFQVCDRCPNLASVTLSGCGHVTDDCLACLLRCCPRLRALRLENCARVTNLTLAAVAAHGRALQTLHVDFCRNVSAAGLRRLRAACPRLALRAEHSAAMIPDQLPGASGTALRKGLSR; this is translated from the exons ATGCACATCACCCAGCTCAACCGGGAGTGCCTGCTGcacctcttctccttcctggacAAGGACAGCAGGAAGAGCTTGGCCAGGACCTGCCCCCAGCTCCAGGACGTGTTTGAGGACCCTGCACTCTGGCCCCTGCTGCACTTTCGTTCCCTCATGGAACTCAAGAAGGACAACTTCCTCCTGAGCCCGGCCCTCAGGAGCCTCTCCATCTGCTGGTACTCGAGCGGAGTGCAGGTCTGCAGCATTGAGGACTGGCTCAAGAGCGCCTTCCAGAGGAGCATCTGCAGCCGCCACGAGAGCCTGGTCAATGATTTCCTCTTCCAGGTGTGCGACAG GTGCCCCAACCTGGCGTCCGTCACGCTTTCAGGCTGCGGCCACGTCACCGACGACTGCCTGGCGTGCCTCCTGCGCTGCTGCCCGCGCCTGCGCGCGCTGCGTCTGGAGAACTGCGCGCGCGTCACCAATCTAACGCTGGCTGCCGTGGCGGCGCACGGGCGCGCGCTGCAGACGCTGCACGTGGACTTCTGCCGCAACGTGAGCGCGGCTGGCCTGCGCCGCCTGCGCGCCGCGTGCCCGCGCCTGGCGCTGCGTGCAGAGCACAGCGCAGCCATGATCCCCGACCAGCTACCCGGCGCATCTGGCACGGCTCTTCGCAAGGGGCTGTCGCGCTAG